One segment of Leptodactylus fuscus isolate aLepFus1 chromosome 7, aLepFus1.hap2, whole genome shotgun sequence DNA contains the following:
- the LOC142214073 gene encoding photoreceptor outer segment membrane glycoprotein 2-like has translation MAVLKVKFSKTRRGKLAQVLWILNWISVVTGLIIFSLGLYLKIEIRKRSELMLSGNIQSVPNMLIAVGTIACIINFFGGKICYDCSDANKFTRWKLFMLPYIICTFFFTFCVFAGAIMCYTMRNELESALYRGLKDALKYYKDTDIPGRCFLKTTIDLLQIQFQCCGNNGFRDWFEIQWISIRYLDMSSKETIDRFKSNVDGKYLLDGVPFSCCNPSSPRPCIQSQITNNSAHYNYDYLSEELNIWTRGCREALLEYYDNLMQSIGLTVLLVWLFELSVLTGVRYLQTAMENVLILGDPESESDGWLLQNSCMETAKHNFQIIKNLGKMNQISTLSGKSDPNMDIPVADYGPDNVPPSSIPSDS, from the exons ATGGCAGTTCTTAAAGTGAAATTCTCTAAAACAAGAAGAGGAAAATTAGCTCAAGTCTTATGGATTCTTAACTGGATCTCGGTGGTGACCGGACTCATTATTTTCAGCCTTGGTCTCTATTTGAAAATTGAAATAAGAAAACGTAGTGAGTTAATGTTGAGTGGGAACATCCAGTCTGTCCCCAACATGCTCATTGCTGTAGGCACCATAGCTTGCATCATCAATTTCTTTGGTGGAAAGATTTGTTATGACTGTTCGGATGCCAATAAGTTTACTAGATGGAAGCTGTTCATGTTGCCCTATATAATCTGCACATTTTTCTTTACGTTCTGTGTTTTTGCTGGGGCCATTATGTGCTATACTATGAGAAATGAGCTGGAGTCTGCTCTATATCGAGGACTCAAAGATGCTTTGAAGTATTACAAGGATACAGACATCCCTGGACGTTGTTTCCTAAAAACTACAATAGACTTGCTTCAAATTCAGTTCCAGTGTTGCGGGAATAATGGTTTCCGGGACTGGTTTGAAATCCAGTGGATATCTATACGTTACCTGGATATGAGTTCCAAAGAGACCATAGA TCGTTTCAAAAGCAACGTGGATGGAAAATACTTACTGGATGGAGTTCCCTTCAGCTGCTGTAACCCCAGCTCTCCCCGGCCTTGTATCCAGTCTCAGATTACTAACAATTCTGCTCATTATAACTATGACTACCTCTCAGAAGAGCTGAACATCTGGACCCGGGGCTGCCGAGAAGCTCTCCTGGAGTATTATGACAACCTCATGCAATCCATTGGTCTTACTGTACTTCTGGTCTGGCTATTTGAG CTGTCAGTGCTTACTGGTGTGCGATACCTTCAAACCGCAATGGAGAACGTCTTGATTTTGGGTGACCCAGAGTCTGAATCGGATGGATGGTTACTGCAAAACAGCTGCATGGAAACCGCTAAACATAATTTCCAAATAATTAAGAACCTTGGAAAAATGAACCAGATTTCAACTCTCTCAGGGAAATCTGACCCAAACATGGACATCCCAGTAGCAGATTATGGACCAGATAATGTTCCTCCAAGCTCCATCCCATCAGACAGCTGA